A stretch of Candidatus Alcyoniella australis DNA encodes these proteins:
- a CDS encoding GNAT family protein produces MPSMLIRSADIYLRPLRVTDLDQAMEAIGESEEDLRPVMYWVEGLTPERELAHIHEFQIKRRLGMEYAFGVFRTADRKLLGTVGVHNVSRMHRRGELGYWVRSSFHGQGIARAASALMLLFAVDELGLLSVFVRTATFNRISLRLIKGLGFRRVGIMRRDLIVQGEPQDTIYFDMLAEQIEQQRDQLLKMAQIKLPAYL; encoded by the coding sequence ATGCCCAGCATGCTGATCAGAAGCGCTGATATCTACCTCCGGCCGCTGAGGGTCACGGATCTGGACCAGGCGATGGAGGCGATCGGCGAGAGCGAGGAAGACCTGCGGCCGGTGATGTACTGGGTCGAGGGGCTGACCCCGGAGCGGGAGTTGGCCCACATCCACGAATTCCAAATCAAACGCCGCCTGGGCATGGAGTACGCCTTTGGCGTGTTCCGCACCGCGGATCGCAAGCTGCTGGGTACGGTGGGCGTACACAACGTCAGCCGTATGCACCGCCGCGGCGAACTCGGATATTGGGTGCGCAGCAGCTTTCATGGTCAGGGAATCGCCCGCGCGGCATCGGCGTTGATGTTGCTGTTCGCCGTAGACGAGCTGGGCCTGCTCTCGGTTTTCGTCCGCACCGCAACCTTCAACCGCATATCGCTGCGGCTGATCAAAGGGCTGGGATTCAGACGTGTGGGAATAATGCGGCGCGACCTGATCGTCCAGGGCGAGCCGCAGGATACGATCTACTTCGACATGCTCGCCGAGCAGATCGAGCAGCAGCGCGACCAGTTGCTCAAAATGGCGCAGATCAAGCTGCCCGCATATCTCTAG
- a CDS encoding MotA/TolQ/ExbB proton channel family protein: MGYPIGLRRTQLVEHHRNEDQMTKTRMIIIILAVIMAAGLATAQVEITPSPADVAAEAIDETQTEAQTVAEGAGDQTQAEPIPTAEPSPAVAEPTPGELGMTGRNGIERRLISVSMAGARALLYVLFLMSFLSVFVTIEKYVQYRRENPLGPGFRAKLVGLLQAGDVKSALAAVTDVRGVNAALIREGLQNFDEGPGTIEEVIEGRLILERSRLERRLIILGTIGNNAPFVGLLGTVMGIIKAFHDLSIATSQGPQTVMAGISEALIATAVGLFVAIPAVIVYNWLKGRARLLLDEAEANAKIVLAYAKRAHGK; the protein is encoded by the coding sequence GTGGGATATCCGATTGGGCTGCGACGCACCCAGCTTGTAGAGCATCATCGCAACGAGGATCAGATGACCAAGACGCGCATGATTATAATCATCCTGGCCGTAATCATGGCCGCGGGCCTGGCCACGGCCCAGGTCGAGATTACGCCGTCGCCCGCGGATGTCGCGGCCGAGGCGATCGACGAGACCCAGACCGAGGCGCAGACCGTGGCCGAGGGGGCAGGAGACCAAACCCAGGCCGAACCGATTCCCACAGCCGAACCGAGCCCGGCCGTGGCCGAACCGACCCCGGGCGAGCTGGGCATGACCGGCCGCAACGGCATTGAGCGGCGGCTGATCAGCGTCAGCATGGCCGGCGCGCGCGCGCTGCTCTACGTGCTGTTCCTGATGTCGTTTCTCAGCGTGTTCGTGACCATCGAGAAGTACGTGCAGTACCGCCGCGAGAACCCGCTGGGTCCCGGCTTCCGCGCCAAGCTGGTCGGGCTGCTCCAGGCCGGCGACGTCAAGTCGGCTCTGGCCGCGGTCACCGACGTGCGCGGGGTAAACGCCGCATTGATCCGCGAGGGCCTGCAAAACTTCGACGAGGGCCCCGGCACCATCGAAGAGGTAATCGAGGGCCGACTGATTTTGGAACGCAGCAGGCTCGAGCGGCGTCTAATTATCTTGGGAACGATCGGCAACAACGCGCCGTTCGTCGGACTGCTGGGCACGGTGATGGGCATTATCAAGGCGTTTCACGATTTGTCGATAGCCACCAGCCAGGGGCCGCAGACCGTGATGGCGGGCATCTCCGAGGCCTTGATCGCCACGGCCGTGGGCCTGTTCGTGGCGATCCCAGCCGTGATCGTCTACAACTGGCTCAAGGGACGCGCGCGGCTGCTGCTGGACGAGGCCGAGGCCAACGCCAAGATCGTGCTGGCCTACGCCAAGCGCGCGCACGGGAAGTAA
- a CDS encoding energy transducer TonB translates to MRIEPEPPRRPWIFRAALIGSLLVHGLLLAGFVAIGDEPSKESYVVDLMVTAPEPTPEPVAPEPTPPPAVPTPRPTPTTLPPPNEQVDEPPPEEPPKPVFGVTDDSVTDGDSSVAVRVGNTLMKDMEDEFTDPNDVHGYAGLPPGIHEATELDHPPKPTRMIKPTYPTLARRAGKEGRVILRILITSEGKVQQVQVVQGPGGNFGFEDSAVAAVRKWRYEKPTINGHAVDCWATLPIRFTLEN, encoded by the coding sequence ATGAGGATTGAGCCCGAACCTCCGCGGCGCCCTTGGATCTTCCGCGCGGCGCTGATCGGCTCGCTGCTGGTGCACGGCCTGTTGCTGGCGGGCTTTGTCGCCATTGGCGACGAGCCGTCCAAAGAATCGTACGTGGTCGACCTGATGGTCACAGCGCCCGAGCCGACCCCGGAACCCGTCGCTCCCGAGCCGACCCCGCCGCCCGCGGTTCCCACTCCGCGGCCGACCCCCACCACGCTGCCGCCGCCCAACGAGCAGGTTGACGAGCCGCCGCCCGAGGAGCCGCCCAAGCCGGTGTTCGGCGTGACCGACGACTCGGTGACTGACGGCGATTCGAGCGTGGCCGTGCGTGTGGGCAATACGCTGATGAAAGATATGGAGGACGAGTTCACCGATCCCAATGACGTGCATGGCTATGCCGGGCTGCCGCCCGGGATTCACGAGGCCACCGAGCTCGACCATCCGCCCAAACCCACGCGCATGATTAAACCGACTTACCCGACATTGGCGCGCCGCGCAGGCAAAGAGGGACGCGTGATTTTGCGCATCCTGATTACCAGCGAGGGCAAGGTGCAGCAGGTGCAAGTAGTCCAGGGGCCCGGCGGAAACTTCGGGTTCGAGGATTCGGCTGTTGCGGCAGTGCGCAAATGGCGCTATGAGAAACCGACCATCAACGGCCACGCCGTTGACTGCTGGGCCACACTGCCGATCCGCTTTACCTTGGAGAACTAA
- a CDS encoding biopolymer transporter ExbD has protein sequence MAGNHRDSEESITNINVTPLVDITLVLLIIFMVTATFIVSPSIKVELPKAVTAESSDPQTFSIVATAEGDLFLNGAPTDEAQIVDYIKQRLVNSPDLQVVISADKMVYHGNVVHLIDLVRQHGVRKFALNVESDVPAEPDQSAGDDED, from the coding sequence ATGGCGGGCAACCACCGCGACTCCGAAGAGTCGATCACCAACATCAACGTCACGCCGCTGGTGGACATCACCCTGGTGCTGCTGATCATCTTCATGGTCACGGCCACGTTCATCGTCTCGCCCTCGATCAAGGTCGAGCTGCCCAAGGCGGTGACTGCCGAGAGTTCCGACCCGCAGACGTTCTCCATCGTGGCCACGGCCGAGGGCGACCTGTTTCTCAACGGCGCGCCCACGGACGAGGCGCAGATCGTCGACTACATCAAACAACGCCTGGTCAACAGCCCGGACCTGCAGGTTGTAATCAGCGCCGACAAGATGGTCTACCACGGCAACGTGGTGCACCTGATCGACCTGGTGCGGCAACACGGCGTGCGCAAATTCGCGCTCAACGTCGAGTCTGATGTGCCCGCCGAGCCCGACCAATCCGCAGGGGACGATGAGGATTGA
- a CDS encoding acetyl-CoA C-acetyltransferase, translating into MRDVVIVNGARTAVGTFGGSLKGVKVTDLGTLVIKEALKRSGLKPALTDTLKGFRPDVFGDFEKTEHQAKFFDYDQGAQPVYVDEVIMGNVLQAGQGQNTGRQAMIRAGLPEETSAITVNKVCASGMKAIAIGAQSIACGDADVIIAGGMENMSQVPYALPKARWGYRMDMPNGELTDLMVFDGLYEIFYGYHMGLTAENIAESYGITRLEQDELGAMSHQRARAAISEGRVAAEIVPVVMPQRRGDPIVFEIDERPMDTTVEKMGKLRTVFKKDGTVTAGNASGINDASAAVLLMSADKASELGLEPLAKVKAWASGGVDPAYMGLGPIPATRKLMHKIGAQIGDFDLIELNEAFASQAIACIRELGVDMDKTNLNGSGISIGHPIGCTGARIVYTLAMQLKAADKNLGLASLCIGGGQGMSMVLER; encoded by the coding sequence ATGCGGGATGTAGTTATCGTCAATGGAGCTAGGACAGCCGTGGGAACGTTCGGCGGATCGCTCAAGGGCGTCAAGGTCACCGACCTGGGTACACTGGTAATCAAAGAAGCGCTCAAGCGCTCCGGGCTCAAGCCGGCGTTGACCGATACGCTCAAGGGGTTCCGGCCCGACGTATTCGGCGATTTCGAGAAGACCGAGCACCAGGCCAAGTTCTTTGATTACGACCAAGGCGCGCAGCCGGTGTACGTCGATGAAGTAATCATGGGCAACGTGCTGCAGGCGGGCCAGGGCCAGAACACCGGGCGGCAAGCCATGATCCGCGCGGGACTGCCCGAGGAGACCAGCGCGATCACGGTTAATAAAGTCTGTGCCTCGGGCATGAAGGCCATCGCCATTGGCGCGCAATCGATCGCCTGCGGCGATGCCGACGTTATAATCGCCGGCGGCATGGAGAACATGAGCCAGGTGCCCTACGCCCTGCCCAAGGCGCGCTGGGGCTATCGGATGGACATGCCCAACGGCGAGCTGACCGACCTGATGGTCTTCGACGGACTGTACGAGATCTTCTACGGCTACCACATGGGCCTGACCGCCGAGAACATCGCCGAGTCCTACGGCATCACGCGGCTGGAGCAAGACGAGCTGGGCGCGATGAGCCATCAGCGGGCGCGCGCGGCGATCAGCGAGGGCCGCGTGGCGGCCGAAATCGTGCCGGTTGTGATGCCCCAACGCCGGGGTGACCCGATCGTGTTCGAGATCGATGAGCGCCCGATGGACACCACTGTCGAAAAGATGGGCAAGCTGCGCACCGTGTTTAAAAAGGACGGTACGGTCACAGCTGGCAACGCCTCGGGGATCAACGACGCATCGGCCGCAGTGCTGCTGATGTCCGCTGACAAGGCGTCGGAGCTGGGCTTGGAGCCGCTGGCCAAGGTCAAGGCCTGGGCCTCGGGCGGCGTGGATCCGGCCTACATGGGCCTGGGGCCGATTCCCGCCACGCGCAAGCTGATGCACAAGATCGGCGCCCAAATCGGCGACTTCGACCTGATCGAGCTCAACGAGGCGTTCGCCAGCCAGGCCATCGCCTGCATCCGCGAGTTGGGGGTGGACATGGACAAGACCAACCTCAACGGCTCGGGGATCAGCATCGGCCATCCCATTGGCTGCACCGGCGCACGGATCGTCTACACCCTGGCCATGCAGCTCAAGGCCGCTGACAAAAACCTGGGCCTGGCCAGCCTGTGCATCGGCGGCGGCCAAGGCATGAGCATGGTTCTGGAACGCTAA
- a CDS encoding TonB-dependent receptor, with protein sequence MRQPSRFCKLAMVLGLLLLLCPASALAAGRIVGKVIGEITDTPLAGARIRLVELGRVARAGPTGAFAFEGVPAGSYTLEAGAAGYSTAQRKVNLSDGGDARIDFVLLLATETLVEEVVVTEKREVIDETPQTSATTFTREAVEKQAGMFEDVAKAVQALPGVVRNSQFTADMYVRGADNWENIIVLDRVFLINPYHFGAGLSVINTDLVDQFTFYSGGFPAQYPLATGSILDVTYIDGNSEQVEGSVTASMLSAYGHVGGPLFTDKVTWLVSARRSYYDWLINALGASNIPVPYFSDYYAKMTFQPGADHVIRAWALRSEDGAEAKLDDMDEENASSVDEGDALYQNIQQIFGLDWGWAVSPKVLLDSGLAYQIQNTDASISGTDPIWVQAQINVSTFREDLTLELHPQETLKLGVDGAWLEFQVDSLLKIEEWVSGANTGDEADFFRIPFEQSKPYFLVGPYLTNEWTIVPDRLRLDVGMRADYFDNDANPAWHYSPRASTALNIAEGSVLKASWGLYHSMPMNVLAVDEVYGNPDLLSEKSVHYVLGYEQALTENSMARVELYYKDLYDLVFQDIDWTTIDLGGVEVQFADPTKDLHYYNSGRGRAYGIELFVQKKLSGRWDGWLAYTLGWVDRISGLDDDIGWYHPLQDQRHTINAVGNYTPWPDRGWTFSLDFSAASGKPYTPIDDWQMVGEGTPFRAWVPVSGEINSARFPWKSQLNVRVQKDWKIRKRVTIGTFIEIYNVYNAHNVYDYFYTEQSELEKPTRMTLFDLPFLPFLGVKCSF encoded by the coding sequence ATGAGACAACCGAGCCGGTTTTGCAAACTAGCGATGGTCTTGGGCCTGCTGCTGCTGCTGTGTCCGGCCTCGGCCCTGGCCGCGGGCCGGATCGTGGGCAAAGTGATCGGCGAGATAACCGATACGCCGCTGGCCGGCGCCCGGATTCGGCTGGTCGAGCTCGGTCGGGTGGCGCGTGCCGGTCCCACCGGCGCCTTCGCTTTCGAGGGCGTGCCCGCCGGCTCCTATACACTCGAGGCCGGGGCTGCGGGTTACAGCACGGCCCAGCGCAAGGTCAACCTCAGCGACGGCGGCGATGCGCGGATCGACTTCGTGCTGCTGCTGGCCACCGAAACCTTGGTCGAGGAAGTGGTGGTCACCGAAAAGCGCGAGGTGATCGACGAGACCCCCCAGACCAGCGCCACGACCTTCACCCGCGAGGCGGTGGAGAAGCAGGCCGGGATGTTCGAGGACGTGGCCAAGGCTGTGCAGGCGCTGCCAGGCGTGGTGCGCAACTCGCAGTTCACCGCCGACATGTACGTGCGCGGCGCGGACAACTGGGAGAACATCATCGTCCTGGACCGGGTGTTCCTGATCAACCCCTACCACTTCGGCGCGGGCCTCTCGGTGATCAACACCGACCTGGTCGATCAGTTCACGTTCTACTCCGGCGGCTTCCCCGCGCAGTACCCGCTGGCCACCGGCTCGATCCTCGACGTGACTTACATCGACGGCAACTCCGAGCAGGTCGAGGGCTCGGTCACCGCCAGCATGCTCTCGGCCTACGGCCACGTAGGCGGTCCGCTGTTCACCGACAAGGTTACCTGGCTGGTCTCGGCACGGCGCTCCTACTACGACTGGCTGATCAACGCGCTGGGCGCCAGCAACATCCCGGTGCCGTACTTCTCGGACTACTACGCCAAGATGACCTTCCAGCCCGGGGCCGATCACGTAATCCGCGCCTGGGCCCTGCGCTCCGAAGACGGCGCCGAGGCCAAGCTCGACGACATGGACGAGGAGAACGCCAGCTCCGTGGACGAGGGCGACGCGCTGTACCAGAACATCCAGCAGATCTTCGGCCTGGACTGGGGCTGGGCGGTGAGCCCCAAGGTTTTGCTCGACAGCGGCCTGGCCTACCAGATACAGAACACCGACGCCTCGATCAGCGGCACCGACCCGATCTGGGTCCAGGCCCAGATCAACGTCTCCACGTTTCGTGAGGATCTGACCTTGGAACTGCATCCGCAGGAGACGCTCAAGCTCGGCGTTGACGGCGCCTGGCTCGAGTTCCAGGTCGACAGCCTGCTCAAGATCGAGGAGTGGGTCTCCGGCGCCAACACCGGCGACGAGGCCGACTTCTTCCGCATTCCCTTTGAGCAATCCAAGCCGTACTTCCTGGTCGGCCCCTACCTGACCAACGAATGGACGATCGTGCCCGACCGGCTGCGCCTTGACGTAGGTATGCGTGCCGACTACTTCGACAACGACGCCAATCCCGCCTGGCACTACAGCCCACGCGCGTCCACGGCGTTGAACATCGCCGAGGGCTCGGTGCTCAAGGCATCGTGGGGCCTGTACCATTCAATGCCGATGAACGTGCTGGCCGTGGACGAGGTCTACGGTAATCCCGACCTGCTCTCGGAAAAGAGCGTGCACTACGTGCTGGGCTACGAGCAGGCGCTTACCGAGAACTCGATGGCCCGCGTCGAGCTGTACTACAAAGATCTGTACGACCTGGTGTTCCAGGACATCGACTGGACCACCATCGACCTGGGCGGCGTTGAGGTGCAGTTCGCCGATCCGACCAAAGATCTGCATTACTACAACTCCGGACGCGGACGCGCTTACGGCATCGAGCTGTTCGTGCAAAAGAAGCTCAGCGGACGCTGGGACGGCTGGCTGGCCTACACCCTGGGCTGGGTCGATCGCATCTCCGGCCTGGACGACGACATCGGCTGGTATCATCCGCTGCAGGACCAGCGCCACACGATCAACGCCGTGGGCAACTACACGCCTTGGCCCGATCGCGGCTGGACCTTCAGCCTCGACTTCAGCGCGGCCTCGGGCAAGCCCTACACGCCGATCGACGACTGGCAAATGGTGGGCGAGGGCACACCGTTTCGCGCCTGGGTTCCGGTCAGCGGCGAGATCAACTCCGCGCGCTTTCCGTGGAAGAGCCAGCTCAACGTGCGGGTGCAAAAAGATTGGAAGATCCGCAAACGCGTGACCATCGGCACGTTCATCGAGATCTACAACGTGTACAACGCGCACAATGTTTACGACTACTTTTATACCGAGCAAAGCGAGCTGGAAAAGCCCACGCGCATGACCTTGTTCGACCTGCCGTTCCTGCCGTTTCTCGGGGTCAAATGCTCGTTTTAA
- a CDS encoding sulfite exporter TauE/SafE family protein, with protein sequence MQPALIMLFFFVFLANITETVAGFGGSIVAITFGAHYYPVAQLVPVFIPINVLLSAYIVVRYRRHIRRDELIKRTLPVTALGIICGFALFATWHDDRLKPLYGLFVICLSVFQVLRLARDKQALQRPIGKWTAIIWLFSGGLLQGLFSCGGPLVVFCTTRTLPDKLEFRSTMSTLWLILNSILVVSHLALGTINLETLKLSATMLPALAIGVVAGDWLHHRISQHNFRLATYILLCVAGFVLLFGS encoded by the coding sequence GTGCAGCCTGCGTTGATAATGCTCTTTTTCTTCGTGTTTTTAGCGAATATCACCGAGACTGTCGCCGGCTTCGGCGGCAGCATCGTGGCGATCACTTTCGGCGCCCACTATTATCCGGTCGCCCAACTGGTGCCGGTATTCATTCCGATCAACGTGCTGCTCAGCGCCTACATCGTGGTGCGCTATCGCCGCCATATCAGACGCGACGAGCTGATCAAGCGGACCTTGCCGGTAACCGCCCTGGGGATCATTTGTGGTTTTGCCCTGTTTGCCACTTGGCACGACGACCGCCTTAAGCCACTCTACGGACTGTTCGTAATCTGCCTCTCGGTGTTCCAGGTGCTACGTCTGGCGCGCGATAAACAGGCGCTGCAGCGGCCCATCGGTAAGTGGACCGCAATCATTTGGTTGTTCAGCGGGGGACTGCTCCAGGGACTGTTCTCCTGCGGCGGCCCGTTGGTTGTGTTTTGCACAACGCGCACCTTGCCCGACAAGCTCGAGTTCCGCAGCACCATGAGCACGTTGTGGCTGATTCTCAACTCGATCCTGGTGGTCAGCCACCTGGCCTTGGGAACGATCAACCTTGAGACCCTTAAGCTTAGCGCGACCATGCTGCCCGCCCTGGCTATCGGCGTGGTCGCAGGCGACTGGCTGCACCATCGCATCTCCCAACATAACTTCCGCCTCGCCACCTATATCCTGCTTTGCGTTGCCGGTTTCGTACTGCTGTTCGGCAGCTAA